GCCCGTGCGGTTCAGGCAAAAAATTTAAAAAGTGCTGCGGCCAGTGACGCCTGCCAGTATCGATACAACAAACATTCTCAACAGGATTTTTCCGGCAATGCAATCACTACAACGTAAAGTTCTGCGTACTATTTGTCCCGATCAAAAAGGCCTTATCGCGCGGATTACCAATATTTGTTATAAGCATGAACTTAATATTGTGCAAAACAATGAATTTGTTGACCACCGTACTGGACGCTTTTTTATGCGTACTGAGTTGGAAGGCATCTTCAATGACGCTACTCTACTGGCCGATCTGGATAGCGCTTTACCGGAAGGCTCTGTTCGCGAGTTAAACCCCGCCGGACGCCGTCGCGTGGTGATTCTGGTCACCAAAGAAGCGCATTGTCTGGGTGACCTGCTAATGAAAGCCAATTATGGTGGACTGGATGTTGAAATTGCCGCGGTAATTGGCAACCATGAAACGCTGCGTTCCCTGGTTGAACGTTTTGAGATCCCTTTCGAGCTGGTTAGCCACGAGGGATTAACGCGTGAAGAGCATGACAGCAAGATGGCGGATGCTATTGATGCTCATCAACCAGACTATGTGGTGCTGGCCAAATACATGCGCGTTTTAACCCCGGAGTTTGTGGCGCGTTTCCCAAACAAAATTATTAATATCCACCACTCCTTCCTGCCAGCCTTTATCGGCGCACGTCCATATCATCAGGCCTATGAGCGCGGCGTGAAAATCATCGGCGCTACGGCGCACTATGTAAATGATAATCTGGATGAAGGCCCGATCATTATGCAAGACGTCATTCATGTGGATCACACCTATACCGCAGAAGACATGATGCGTGCCGGGCGTGACGTTGAGAAAAATGTGTTAAGCCGTGCGTTGTACCAGGTTCTGGCACAGCGCGTGTTTGTTTATGGCAACCGGACGATTATTCTTTAATCGTCAGGAAAATGAATTGATTAGCTTTAATCCGTTACGGATGAAAAGTACGCAAACAGTTCATTTCAGGCAAAGGAATGCTTTACAGCGGCGCGTCATTTGATATGATGCGCCCCGCTTCCCAAAAGGAAGCAGGCCAGTATTAGCATTACCCCGTGGTGGGGTTCCCGAGCGGCCAAAGGGAGCAGACTGTAAATCTGCCGTCATCGACTTCGAAGGTTCGAATCCTTCCCCCACCACCATTATTCACTACAGCGATGTAGTTAACTCGATGAGCAATGCAGAAGTTTGCACTTGTCGGGGAAGGGTGAGAACCTTCGATTAAGGTTCGACTCGAGCGAAAGCGAGAGAACGTTGCCAACGGCAACGGCCCGTAGGGTGAGGAGCGAAGCGACGAATAATCCTTCCCCCACCACCATCTTTATGCCAGACCTCAAAAGTTGAATTACCCCTGGTGGGGTTCCCGAGCGGCCAAAGGGAGCAGACTGTAAATCTGCCGTCACAGACTTCGAAGGTTCGAATCCTTCCCCCACCACCATCAATTTCGTTGCGTATATTTCCCTTTTTAAGCACATTGTCTTATATTTCTCCGGACGGGGAAAGGTGAGAAGCTTCGCCTCAGGTTCAATTCAGGCGTAGCGAGAAAGCGTTGCCGCAAGCAACGACCCAAAGGGCGAGTCGCCGCGCGACGCGTCATCCTTCCCCCACACGCTCTTGCATACTTCACTGCACCTATCCTGCTTCGAATTATATTGCCTGTACCCATTGCCCGGCGGCGCTCACGCTTACCAGGCCTCCCCCCCGCTCTCACGTAGGCTGGATAAGGCGCAGTTCACAACCGCATCCGGTAAACACCACAGGAATGCCAGATGACCATGAAAACGAATCCGCGAATCATTCTCACCGGTGGTCCTTGCGCCGGAAAAAGCACTTTATTGCACGCCCTTAAAAAACAAGGATTTTGCTGTCAGGAAGAGTCCGGACGCGCGATCATTCAGGATCAAAAACGCATTGGCGGTCCAGGCTTACCCTCGGTATCACCATTATTGTTTGCCGAACTGATGCTGACGCTGGATATACGTGGCTGGCATCAGGCACAGAACAGCCCGACAATGGTGTTCTATGATCGTGGAATACCGGATATTGCAGGCTATCTGACGCTTGTGGGCGAAACCGTCCCGGACCATCTCATCAATGCGATTCACCATTTCCGTTACGCCTCAACGGTCATTTTACTTCCTCCCTGGAGAGCTATTTACCACCAGGATAACGAGCGTAAACAGTCATGGGATGAGGCGGTCAGAACCTACGAGGCGATGGTTAGGACATATCAGCACTACGGTTACCAACTGTATACACTCCCTTTCGCTTCGGTGAACGCACGAATGGAGCAACTCATCGATAAGATCAGGTCGATTAAGACGACGGAGGGATAATGCCATCTGGCAAGCAGTCGTAAAAAACCCTGCCGAAGCAGGGTTAAAACGTTTTAATAATGACTATCAGTGACGCGCGCGGACAATCTGATATTTACGAGTCAGATATTCAACCGGCACGCTCCAGATATGCACCAGACGCGAGAACGGGAACAGCAGGAATAGCGTCATCCCCAGTACCAGATGCAGACGGTAAATAAACGCCACGCCGTCCAGATGAGCAGAGGCACCACCGTGGAACGTCACGATAGACTGCGCCCAGCCGACCAGCTTCATCATTTCGCTCCCGTCCATATGCTGGGCAGAGAACGGAATAGTCAGCAGCCCCAGCGCACACTGGATCACCAGCAGCGTCAGAATCAGAATATCCGCACCGGTCGTCGTCGCCCGCACGCGCGGACTGAACAGACGACGCTTGAGCAGCAGCACGCCGCCAATAAGGCACATAACGCCAGCCGCCCCGCCGCCGATCATTGCCATCTTCTGTTTCACCGCAATCGGCAACCATGCTTCGTACATCCAGTGCGGCGTCAGCATTCCCAGGAAATGACCGGCAAAAATGCCCAGAATGCCAATGTGGAACAGGTTTGACGCCAGGTTCATACCTTTACGATCCAGCATCTGGCTTGACGCGGCACGCCAGCTATATTGCCCGTAATCATAACGTAACCAGCTACCAACGAGGAAAACGGCGCCCGCAATGTACGGATAGATGTCAAAGAAGAACATATTCAGGAAGTGCATTAGTGCTGTCCTCCGGTGGTGATATTCAAATATTGCGGTG
The Salmonella bongori NCTC 12419 DNA segment above includes these coding regions:
- a CDS encoding AAA family ATPase, which gives rise to MTMKTNPRIILTGGPCAGKSTLLHALKKQGFCCQEESGRAIIQDQKRIGGPGLPSVSPLLFAELMLTLDIRGWHQAQNSPTMVFYDRGIPDIAGYLTLVGETVPDHLINAIHHFRYASTVILLPPWRAIYHQDNERKQSWDEAVRTYEAMVRTYQHYGYQLYTLPFASVNARMEQLIDKIRSIKTTEG
- the purU gene encoding formyltetrahydrofolate deformylase, which translates into the protein MQSLQRKVLRTICPDQKGLIARITNICYKHELNIVQNNEFVDHRTGRFFMRTELEGIFNDATLLADLDSALPEGSVRELNPAGRRRVVILVTKEAHCLGDLLMKANYGGLDVEIAAVIGNHETLRSLVERFEIPFELVSHEGLTREEHDSKMADAIDAHQPDYVVLAKYMRVLTPEFVARFPNKIINIHHSFLPAFIGARPYHQAYERGVKIIGATAHYVNDNLDEGPIIMQDVIHVDHTYTAEDMMRAGRDVEKNVLSRALYQVLAQRVFVYGNRTIIL
- the narI gene encoding respiratory nitrate reductase subunit gamma, whose translation is MHFLNMFFFDIYPYIAGAVFLVGSWLRYDYGQYSWRAASSQMLDRKGMNLASNLFHIGILGIFAGHFLGMLTPHWMYEAWLPIAVKQKMAMIGGGAAGVMCLIGGVLLLKRRLFSPRVRATTTGADILILTLLVIQCALGLLTIPFSAQHMDGSEMMKLVGWAQSIVTFHGGASAHLDGVAFIYRLHLVLGMTLFLLFPFSRLVHIWSVPVEYLTRKYQIVRARH